A stretch of [Clostridium] innocuum DNA encodes these proteins:
- a CDS encoding GAF domain-containing protein, producing the protein MKEKKYELILQQLQALLEGEHDMIANMANMAALLFHELPDLNWAGFYLMKNNDLVLGPFQGKVACMHIPSGKGVCGTCALQRCTQLVENVHTFPSHIACDSASNSEIVIPLIKENTLLGVLDVDSPILARFDTIDQHYLEQAVAILLQSL; encoded by the coding sequence ATGAAAGAGAAAAAGTATGAATTGATTCTGCAGCAGCTGCAAGCCTTGCTGGAGGGAGAGCATGATATGATTGCTAACATGGCAAATATGGCAGCATTATTATTCCATGAGCTTCCGGATTTGAATTGGGCGGGATTTTATCTTATGAAAAATAACGATCTTGTTCTCGGTCCGTTTCAAGGCAAGGTTGCCTGTATGCATATCCCGTCAGGCAAAGGGGTTTGCGGAACCTGCGCGCTGCAACGCTGTACACAGCTGGTAGAAAATGTACACACCTTCCCCAGCCATATTGCCTGTGATAGTGCAAGCAACTCAGAAATCGTGATACCCTTGATAAAAGAAAACACCCTGCTGGGTGTTTTGGATGTAGATTCACCTATCCTAGCCAGATTTGATACTATAGATCAGCATTATCTGGAGCAGGCTGTAGCAATATTGCTTCAGTCTCTGTGA
- a CDS encoding thioredoxin fold domain-containing protein, translating into MKKVLLCLFCMMFLLQGCGNDHEGEPIELTPQEVLVRLQDPKKNSFMLYITSDNCYSCDEYEKVIQEIEEETPFEIYYLKMDTNEEDTDIKQAVEELQITTGKIQSLPSTFYFYQGSLLPENSKEGYLEKKDLLKWLNDLYLLH; encoded by the coding sequence ATGAAGAAAGTACTGCTCTGTCTGTTTTGCATGATGTTTTTACTGCAGGGATGTGGTAATGATCATGAGGGAGAACCGATTGAACTGACTCCTCAGGAAGTTTTAGTCAGACTGCAGGATCCGAAAAAGAATTCCTTCATGCTGTATATCACCTCGGATAACTGCTATTCCTGTGATGAGTATGAAAAAGTGATACAGGAGATAGAAGAAGAAACACCGTTTGAAATCTATTATCTCAAGATGGATACCAACGAAGAAGATACGGACATCAAGCAGGCTGTTGAAGAACTGCAAATAACGACAGGAAAAATTCAAAGCCTGCCGTCAACCTTTTACTTTTATCAGGGAAGTCTGCTGCCTGAAAATAGCAAAGAAGGTTATCTGGAAAAGAAGGACTTGTTAAAATGGCTGAACGATCTGTATTTACTACATTAA
- a CDS encoding AAC(3) family N-acetyltransferase has protein sequence MAERSVFTTLNQDTATVSSKEEIVQQLTSLGIQKGMVLLVQADLQRLGYLIGGEQALIEALIDAVGYEGTLVMPTFTPQLLDPSCQKKTVERVYWDDVRASSFPFDRKLSAPQDALALQFLRNEGVVRSYHPLYSFAAWGKYAKLICDRHPLHFGLSKDSPLGKIVEFNGYTILLGCEYESCSMFHLARYSGDQLPIRLVSAPIENNKQTIWKDMLDLDYHTKNFSEIGEAMEERSVVKTSYIGNGRCRMFSAREAITLATAYFHIHRD, from the coding sequence ATGGCTGAACGATCTGTATTTACTACATTAAATCAGGATACTGCGACGGTTTCTTCAAAAGAGGAAATTGTACAGCAGCTCACGTCACTGGGGATACAGAAGGGAATGGTACTTCTGGTTCAGGCAGACCTGCAGAGACTGGGCTATTTAATTGGCGGTGAGCAGGCGCTGATAGAAGCACTGATCGATGCCGTCGGCTATGAGGGTACACTGGTCATGCCAACCTTTACTCCTCAGCTGCTTGATCCATCCTGCCAGAAAAAAACGGTGGAACGTGTTTACTGGGATGATGTGCGTGCGTCTTCTTTTCCGTTTGATCGAAAACTGAGTGCGCCCCAGGATGCGCTTGCACTACAGTTTCTTCGCAATGAAGGAGTTGTGCGTTCCTATCATCCATTGTACAGCTTTGCGGCATGGGGCAAATATGCGAAGCTGATTTGTGATCGTCACCCTTTGCATTTTGGACTCAGTAAGGATTCTCCACTTGGTAAAATTGTGGAGTTCAATGGATATACCATTCTGCTCGGCTGTGAATATGAAAGCTGTAGCATGTTTCATCTTGCCCGCTATTCGGGAGATCAGCTTCCCATCCGTCTGGTAAGTGCTCCTATAGAAAATAATAAACAGACCATATGGAAGGATATGCTTGATCTGGATTATCATACAAAAAACTTCTCCGAAATCGGAGAAGCAATGGAAGAGCGGAGCGTTGTGAAAACCTCTTACATTGGGAACGGACGCTGCCGCATGTTCTCTGCCAGAGAAGCTATTACGCTAGCCACAGCCTATTTCCATATTCACAGAGACTGA